A region of Lacinutrix sp. Hel_I_90 DNA encodes the following proteins:
- a CDS encoding aminoacetone oxidase family FAD-binding enzyme has protein sequence MKKSVSIIGGGPSSLLLAAFLDPLKFDITIYEKNKSVGRKFLVAGKGGFNLTHSETITQLIKRYTPYPFIEEALCLFNNTDLRHWLAKIGIPTYVGSSKRVYPEKGIKPIQVLNAILEVLNKQDITIKYNFTWTGWRENNTLLFNTTTEIQSDLIIFALGGSSWKVTGSDGGWLKPFKTKGIDTVPFQASNCAYRINWASNFISKHEGSPLKNIAISCQNKSQKGEVVLTQFGLEGNAIYALSPQIKKELNDKQKASVFIDLKPALNADEVLLKIQASTLRNTTEILRKSLKLSTTQIAILKHYVPKEEFLNSPLLVQHIKNLHLEITDTAPINDAISTTGGVHLNAIDKYFQLKSIKNQYCIGEMLDWDTPTGGYLLQGCFSMSAYLAKHLNEKY, from the coding sequence ATGAAGAAATCTGTTTCAATTATTGGAGGTGGTCCATCGTCATTGCTACTCGCAGCTTTTCTAGACCCTTTAAAATTTGATATCACCATCTACGAAAAAAACAAATCGGTTGGTCGGAAATTTCTGGTTGCGGGAAAAGGCGGCTTCAATTTAACCCATTCTGAAACTATCACCCAACTCATTAAACGCTATACACCTTATCCCTTTATTGAAGAGGCTTTATGCCTCTTTAACAATACCGATTTACGCCATTGGCTCGCCAAAATTGGCATTCCAACTTATGTAGGCAGTAGCAAACGCGTCTATCCCGAAAAAGGCATTAAACCTATTCAAGTTTTAAATGCCATACTAGAAGTTTTAAATAAGCAAGATATCACTATTAAGTATAATTTTACCTGGACTGGATGGCGCGAAAACAACACGCTTCTTTTTAATACAACTACAGAAATACAATCTGATCTCATCATTTTTGCTCTTGGTGGCAGTAGCTGGAAAGTCACAGGTTCTGATGGTGGTTGGTTAAAGCCCTTTAAAACAAAAGGCATTGATACGGTTCCATTTCAAGCTTCAAATTGTGCCTATCGCATTAATTGGGCTTCCAATTTTATCTCAAAGCATGAAGGATCACCGTTAAAAAACATAGCCATTAGTTGCCAAAACAAGTCTCAAAAAGGCGAAGTTGTTCTAACACAATTTGGCTTAGAAGGCAATGCTATCTATGCTTTAAGTCCGCAGATAAAAAAGGAATTAAACGACAAACAAAAAGCATCTGTTTTTATAGATTTAAAACCCGCTTTAAATGCAGATGAAGTACTTTTAAAAATACAAGCAAGTACGCTGAGAAACACTACAGAAATATTAAGAAAATCACTTAAATTAAGTACTACGCAAATAGCAATTTTAAAACATTATGTACCAAAAGAAGAGTTCTTAAATTCTCCATTGCTTGTGCAACACATTAAAAATCTTCATCTGGAAATTACAGATACAGCACCAATAAACGACGCTATTTCTACAACAGGAGGTGTACACCTAAATGCCATAGACAAGTATTTTCAATTAAAATCCATTAAAAATCAATATTGCATTGGTGAAATGCTGGATTGGGACACACCAACTGGGGGCTATTTACTACAAGGCTGTTTTAGTATGAGTGCTTATTTGGCAAAGCATCTTAATGAGAAGTACTAA
- a CDS encoding peroxiredoxin produces MRFIFLFSLAMLLFSCQERNTKKSLSLGNYRAELQVNDTVVLPFIFKVKDANHLTVFNAEEQIKVDEITYKNDSVFIEMPVFEALLAAKMENETLNGNFIIAGKERIIPFAAAKKDTRFDVTSKAEVNISGNWETVFSPDTEEDKYSAKGIFKQNGNLVTGTFRTETGDYRFLEGVVNGNQLKLSTFDGAHAFLFIGTVTDSTINGTFYSGNHWKEPFVAKRNDTYELASADDLTYLKEGYDSLAFTFPDANGNLVSLSDARFTDKVVLVQIMGTWCPNCLDESKYYAEVYKQYKDQGLEIVGLAFEYARTNEKAFASIKRLQDRVGIEYPILLAQTGTTSKVKAQEKLPMLNHVLSYPTTVFVDKTGKVRKIHTGFNGPATGEKFVEFKEELKSFVSTLLDE; encoded by the coding sequence ATGCGATTTATTTTTTTATTCAGTTTGGCAATGCTACTATTTTCTTGTCAAGAAAGAAACACCAAAAAATCTCTGTCTCTAGGTAACTATAGAGCTGAACTACAAGTTAATGATACCGTTGTATTGCCATTCATCTTTAAAGTAAAAGACGCCAATCATTTAACCGTTTTTAATGCTGAAGAACAGATTAAAGTCGATGAAATAACCTATAAAAACGATTCGGTATTCATAGAAATGCCCGTATTTGAAGCTTTATTAGCCGCAAAGATGGAAAACGAAACACTAAACGGAAATTTTATTATTGCGGGTAAAGAAAGAATAATACCTTTTGCAGCAGCGAAAAAAGACACCCGCTTTGATGTTACTTCAAAAGCGGAAGTGAATATTTCTGGAAACTGGGAAACTGTTTTCAGTCCTGACACAGAAGAAGATAAATATAGTGCCAAAGGCATCTTTAAACAAAATGGAAACCTGGTTACAGGTACCTTTAGAACTGAAACTGGTGATTACCGTTTTTTAGAAGGTGTAGTAAACGGAAACCAACTGAAACTCTCAACCTTTGATGGCGCACATGCCTTTTTATTTATTGGTACAGTCACCGATTCTACAATTAACGGCACCTTTTACTCAGGAAACCACTGGAAAGAACCTTTTGTAGCAAAGCGCAATGACACCTATGAATTAGCAAGTGCTGATGATTTAACGTATTTAAAAGAAGGTTACGATAGTTTGGCATTTACCTTTCCTGATGCAAATGGTAATCTGGTCTCATTAAGTGACGCGCGTTTTACAGATAAAGTGGTATTGGTACAAATTATGGGAACCTGGTGCCCTAACTGTTTAGATGAAAGCAAATATTATGCTGAGGTATATAAGCAGTATAAAGACCAAGGTTTAGAAATAGTAGGTTTAGCTTTTGAGTATGCTAGAACCAACGAAAAAGCCTTTGCAAGTATTAAACGTTTGCAAGATAGAGTAGGTATAGAATATCCAATTTTATTAGCGCAAACAGGAACCACTAGTAAAGTAAAAGCACAAGAGAAATTACCGATGTTGAATCATGTATTAAGTTACCCAACGACTGTTTTCGTAGACAAAACAGGAAAAGTGCGTAAGATTCATACTGGTTTTAATGGTCCGGCTACAGGTGAAAAGTTCGTGGAATTTAAGGAGGAATTGAAAAGCTTTGTTAGTACATTGTTAGATGAGTAG
- a CDS encoding endonuclease yields MKIKLLICCLLLSGITFAQVPSYYNDVNLSQSGTVLKDNLSVKITSTHTTFLSYTPGVWEALKQADLDPNNSNNVLLIYGYSDTDNTFKTDRTRSKDSNGGNIGLWNREHSYPKSLGLPNLGTTGPGSDAHHLRASDVQMNADRGNRKYADGSGNATITAQGYFYPGDEWKGDVARMMLFMYLRYGDRCLPKNVGVGTAISGDANMINLFLDWNVEDPVNAFEDQRNQVIAGIQGNRNPFIDNPAFATQIWGGPQAENRFGTGTDGGTSTASELFISEYVEGSSNNKAIEIANFTGNSVNLSAYSLRKQTNGSGGWSSGYALIGSVSNGNVFVVANSYASTALKNNAEAITTNAALTFNGNDPVGLFKNGVLIDIIGTFNGGSSNFAINTTLRRKPSVVAPTPNYTISQWTPYNQDTFSNVGSHTVATGSTTPSLTYCSTKGNSVADEYIDFVSIGGFSNSSGANGGYKDNTNLVGNVNYGSNTIVFSTGFSGQAYTEFWKVWIDFDKNGSFESSEAVVSGSSSSANNLSASFTIPSSAQSGRTRMRVSMKYNATPSPCETFSYGEVEDYTLNIGASSKVLEVIKGDLELEDEAPLYEVSLLDQFNGLAVKLKDKRVVNYSIYSVAGRLVAKGVFSQNLKLSTLESGLYIILIHDGQRTIQKKFLKR; encoded by the coding sequence ATGAAAATCAAATTACTTATTTGCTGCCTGTTATTATCTGGAATAACATTCGCACAAGTCCCATCGTATTATAATGATGTAAATCTTTCGCAAAGTGGAACGGTTCTTAAAGACAATTTATCAGTTAAGATTACGAGCACGCACACCACCTTTTTAAGTTACACACCTGGTGTTTGGGAGGCGTTAAAGCAAGCTGATTTAGACCCAAATAATTCAAACAATGTTTTGTTAATTTATGGCTATAGTGATACTGATAATACGTTTAAGACAGATAGAACCAGAAGTAAAGACAGTAACGGGGGTAATATTGGATTATGGAATAGAGAACATAGCTATCCTAAATCCTTAGGGTTGCCAAACTTAGGAACCACTGGTCCTGGAAGTGATGCCCATCATTTACGTGCTAGTGACGTACAGATGAACGCTGACAGAGGCAATAGAAAATATGCAGATGGTAGCGGTAATGCTACAATTACAGCGCAAGGTTATTTTTATCCTGGAGATGAGTGGAAAGGTGATGTTGCACGTATGATGCTATTTATGTACTTGCGCTATGGCGATCGTTGCCTGCCTAAAAATGTTGGAGTAGGTACTGCGATATCTGGTGATGCTAATATGATTAATTTGTTTTTAGATTGGAATGTTGAAGATCCCGTAAATGCTTTCGAAGATCAAAGAAATCAGGTTATCGCAGGAATACAGGGTAACCGGAATCCGTTTATAGATAATCCTGCATTCGCCACTCAAATTTGGGGTGGTCCACAGGCCGAAAATCGATTTGGAACTGGAACTGATGGCGGAACTAGTACAGCTTCAGAATTATTCATTTCTGAATATGTAGAAGGGTCGTCAAATAATAAAGCGATTGAGATTGCTAACTTTACAGGAAATAGTGTTAACCTCTCGGCATATAGTTTAAGAAAACAAACAAATGGCTCTGGTGGTTGGAGTAGTGGTTATGCTTTAATTGGTTCTGTTTCCAATGGAAATGTTTTTGTAGTTGCAAATTCTTATGCTTCTACTGCACTAAAAAATAATGCAGAAGCAATAACGACCAATGCTGCTTTAACTTTTAATGGAAATGATCCTGTTGGACTCTTTAAAAATGGTGTTTTAATAGATATTATTGGAACCTTTAACGGTGGTAGTTCAAACTTTGCTATTAATACAACACTCAGACGAAAACCTAGTGTAGTCGCCCCAACACCGAATTATACCATTTCACAATGGACGCCTTATAATCAGGATACATTTTCAAATGTTGGTTCACATACTGTTGCTACTGGTTCAACAACTCCATCTCTGACTTATTGTAGTACAAAAGGCAATAGTGTTGCAGATGAATATATTGATTTTGTGAGTATTGGAGGCTTCTCAAATAGCTCTGGTGCTAACGGTGGTTATAAAGATAATACAAATTTGGTTGGTAATGTTAACTATGGCTCAAATACCATTGTATTTAGTACGGGATTTTCTGGTCAGGCCTATACTGAGTTTTGGAAAGTATGGATTGATTTCGATAAGAACGGTAGTTTTGAAAGTAGTGAAGCAGTGGTAAGCGGTTCGTCATCGAGTGCGAATAATTTATCTGCAAGCTTCACTATTCCTTCATCAGCACAATCTGGTAGAACACGCATGCGTGTGTCAATGAAATACAACGCAACACCTAGTCCTTGCGAAACCTTTAGTTATGGTGAAGTCGAAGATTATACTTTAAATATTGGTGCTAGTTCTAAAGTATTAGAAGTTATAAAAGGAGATTTAGAGTTGGAAGATGAAGCACCCTTATATGAGGTTAGTCTGTTAGATCAATTCAATGGGTTAGCGGTTAAATTGAAAGATAAAAGGGTAGTTAATTACAGCATTTACAGTGTAGCAGGACGTTTAGTCGCTAAAGGTGTATTTTCACAAAACTTAAAACTCAGTACCTTAGAATCTGGTTTGTATATCATTCTTATTCATGATGGACAGCGTACGATTCAAAAGAAATTTTTAAAGCGGTAA
- the pheT gene encoding phenylalanine--tRNA ligase subunit beta has product MKISYNWIKQFLKIDWTPEQTSELLTDLGLEVEGLETYQSVKGGLEGVVVGEVLTCTPHENADRLKVTTVNIGTETVQIVCGAPNVAAGQKVPVATIGTTLYTEEGEAWTIKKGKIRGEESHGMICAEDELGLGKSHEGIMVLPKDTIVGTPAAQLFKIENDQVFEIGLTPNRADAMSHFGVARDLKAGFLHKDINLELITPSVSSFNVNNRTLKIDVNVENKALAPRYCGVTISGVKVGESPAWIQHRLKAIGLSPKNNIVDITNYVLHELGQPLHAFDAHKISGNKIEVKTLKSGTKFTTLDGIERELHEDDLMICDAEKPLCIAGVFGGMHSGVSENTINIFLESAYFNPVSVRKTAKRHALNTDASFRFERGIDPNITEYALKRAVLLIQEVAGGEITSEISDAYPTKIEDFQVHISFDKVAKLIGQEIPKETIKSILWSLEIKVNNVTETGLGLTIPAYRNDVQREADVIEEILRVYGYNNIETNTKLNASISNASKFEDYKLQNIVGNQLVAQGFYEIMANSLTTPNYIALSEQLKEAHNVTMLNPLSNDLSVMRQSLLFSGLEAISYNINRRKSDLKFFEFGKTYHDYNGSREEHKHLTVFITGNKAEERWTTQSENTSFFHLKGTVESALARLGINRFREAAVKNDLFSEGIQLSQGKMVLVDFGIVKPKVLKHFGISQEVFFADFNWDTIIEVAKRNKIKFTAIPKYPEVRRDFALLIDEKITFDDINKIAEQTEKQLLKNVNLFDVYQGKNLPAGKKSYAVSFTFQDKNKTLTDKVVDKVMHQLQSNFESKLGAELR; this is encoded by the coding sequence ATGAAGATTTCATATAACTGGATCAAGCAGTTTTTAAAGATAGATTGGACACCAGAACAAACCAGCGAATTATTAACCGATTTAGGTTTAGAAGTCGAAGGTTTAGAGACCTACCAAAGTGTTAAAGGTGGATTAGAAGGTGTTGTTGTTGGTGAAGTTTTAACTTGCACGCCACATGAAAATGCAGACAGGCTAAAAGTAACAACGGTTAATATTGGAACAGAAACAGTACAAATTGTTTGTGGTGCACCAAATGTGGCTGCGGGACAAAAAGTACCTGTTGCAACTATAGGAACCACGCTGTATACTGAAGAAGGTGAAGCCTGGACCATAAAGAAAGGTAAAATTCGTGGTGAAGAAAGCCATGGTATGATTTGCGCTGAAGATGAGTTAGGTCTAGGAAAATCTCACGAGGGTATTATGGTATTACCAAAAGACACTATTGTTGGAACCCCTGCTGCCCAATTGTTTAAAATAGAAAATGACCAGGTATTTGAAATTGGCTTAACCCCAAACAGAGCGGATGCCATGAGTCATTTTGGTGTAGCACGCGATTTAAAAGCAGGTTTCCTTCACAAAGACATTAATTTAGAATTAATAACACCATCTGTAAGTTCCTTTAATGTGAATAACAGAACATTAAAAATAGACGTGAACGTTGAAAACAAAGCGTTAGCGCCTCGCTATTGTGGTGTCACTATTTCAGGTGTTAAAGTTGGTGAATCCCCAGCATGGATTCAACACCGTTTAAAAGCCATTGGCTTATCGCCAAAAAATAATATTGTGGATATTACTAATTATGTTTTACATGAATTAGGGCAGCCGTTACATGCTTTTGACGCACATAAAATTTCAGGTAATAAAATAGAAGTTAAGACCCTTAAAAGCGGTACAAAATTTACCACTTTGGATGGGATTGAACGTGAATTGCACGAAGATGATTTAATGATTTGTGATGCCGAAAAACCACTTTGTATTGCTGGTGTTTTTGGTGGAATGCATTCGGGAGTTTCAGAAAACACCATAAATATATTCTTAGAAAGTGCTTATTTCAATCCAGTAAGTGTTCGTAAAACAGCGAAACGTCATGCCTTAAACACAGATGCTTCTTTTAGATTTGAACGTGGTATTGACCCGAACATAACAGAATATGCTTTAAAAAGAGCAGTACTATTGATACAGGAGGTTGCTGGAGGAGAAATTACCAGTGAAATCTCTGATGCGTATCCTACAAAAATTGAAGACTTTCAAGTACATATTTCATTTGATAAAGTGGCTAAACTTATAGGTCAGGAAATACCAAAAGAAACCATTAAAAGTATTTTATGGTCTTTAGAAATTAAAGTTAATAACGTCACAGAAACTGGTTTAGGTTTAACCATACCTGCCTATAGAAATGACGTACAGCGTGAAGCAGATGTTATTGAAGAAATTCTTCGTGTATATGGTTACAATAATATTGAAACCAATACTAAATTAAATGCCTCTATATCTAACGCTTCAAAGTTTGAAGACTACAAATTACAAAACATTGTTGGTAATCAATTAGTGGCTCAAGGGTTCTATGAAATTATGGCGAACTCATTAACGACTCCAAATTACATTGCTTTAAGTGAGCAATTAAAGGAAGCGCACAATGTGACCATGTTAAACCCATTGAGTAATGATTTATCAGTGATGCGTCAATCGTTATTGTTCTCAGGTTTAGAAGCCATTTCTTACAATATTAACCGAAGAAAAAGTGATTTAAAGTTTTTTGAATTTGGCAAAACCTATCATGATTATAACGGTAGCCGTGAAGAGCATAAGCACCTAACGGTATTTATTACAGGTAATAAAGCAGAAGAGCGCTGGACGACTCAAAGTGAAAACACTTCTTTTTTCCATTTAAAAGGGACTGTTGAAAGTGCTTTGGCACGCTTAGGTATTAATCGTTTTAGAGAAGCGGCCGTAAAGAATGATCTATTTTCTGAAGGTATTCAGTTATCACAAGGAAAAATGGTTTTAGTCGATTTTGGCATTGTAAAACCAAAAGTTTTGAAACATTTTGGTATTTCTCAAGAGGTCTTTTTTGCAGATTTTAATTGGGATACTATCATTGAAGTTGCGAAACGAAATAAAATTAAATTTACTGCAATTCCTAAATACCCTGAAGTACGCCGAGATTTTGCACTTTTAATAGACGAAAAGATAACCTTTGATGACATTAATAAAATTGCGGAGCAAACTGAAAAACAACTGCTTAAAAACGTTAACCTCTTTGATGTCTACCAAGGCAAAAACTTACCAGCTGGCAAAAAGAGTTATGCCGTAAGTTTTACATTTCAGGATAAAAATAAAACACTAACGGATAAAGTTGTAGATAAAGTGATGCATCAATTACAAAGCAATTTTGAGAGTAAATTAGGTGCAGAATTGAGATAA